A DNA window from Porites lutea chromosome 6, jaPorLute2.1, whole genome shotgun sequence contains the following coding sequences:
- the LOC140940163 gene encoding ubiquitin domain-containing protein UBFD1-like, with protein MKEKKMAEEGSVVDTEDKFESEAKDDQVLGLKDTCRSKCCPENADVVNDSEDSNEKSKEDFSVEEKEKDTTEVEQACCSRETASFRVVWNKKNYEVNFPVDETADSLKQHIENLTGLPVSMQKLMYKGLVKDGSKTLRELNVTNGVKMMVVGSTMNDVMKVTPPPPGALKEEKIASASSKEPLCKQKMHKKVLDKGIPDDVMPGIKNKKEKLPDIPVAGMYNKYGGKVRLTFKLQLDQLWIGTKERTEKIPMGSIKNVISESIEGHEEYHIMAIQLGPTEASRYWIYWVPAQYVDAIKDTILGKWQPF; from the exons atgaaagagaaaaagatgGCGGAAGAGGGCtctg TCGTAGATACAGAAGATAAATTTGAGAGTGAGGCTAAGGATGATCAAGTACTCGGGTTGAAGGACACTTGTCGGTCAAAGTGTTGTCCAGAAAATGCTGACGTCGTCAACGATAGCGAGGACTCAAATGAGAAATCAAAAGAGGATTTTAGtgtggaggaaaaagaaaaagacacgACGGAAGTGGAGCAAGCGTGCTGTAGTAGAGAGACTGCAAGTTTTAGAGTGGTctggaacaaaaaaaactacgagGTTAATTTCCCTGTTGATGAAACAGCTGATAGTCTCAAGCAGCATATAGAAAATCTCACAG GTCTCCCAGTATCAATGCAAAAGCTGATGTACAAAG GACTTGTCAAGGATGGTAGTAAAACATTGAGAGAGTTAAATGTGACAAATGGAGTGAAAATGATGGTTGTAGGCTCAACCATGAACGATGTGATGAAAGTTACCCCTCCTCCCCCAGGGGctttgaaagaagaaaaaattgctTCAG CTTCATCAAAGGAACCTCTTTGTAAacaaaag aTGCATAAAAAAGTCTTAGATAAAGGAATTCCAGATGACGTCATGCcaggaataaaaaataaaaag GAAAAGTTACCAGATATTCCAGTCGCGGGGATGTATAACAAATATGGTGGAAAAGTCAGGTTAACCTTCAAACTCCAGTTGGATCAACTATGGATTGGAACAAAAG AACGAACGGAAAAAATACCAATGGGGTCAATAAAAAATGTCATCTCCGAATCAATTGAAGGCCATGAGGAGTATCATATTATG GCTATTCAGCTCGGGCCAACAGAAGCTTCTCGATATTGGATCTACTGGGTACCTGCGCAGTACGTGGATGCTATAAAGGACACTATTCTGGGAAAATGGCAACCGTTCTAG
- the LOC140940164 gene encoding cytosolic Fe-S cluster assembly factor nubp1-A-like, which translates to MADVPENAPEHCPGTGSEQAGKSTACQGCPNQNICASSKPIGPDPAVQEVKERMSSVKHKILVLSGKGGVGKSTFTAHLAHGLAADESKQIAVLDVDICGPSIPKVMGLEGEQVHQSGSGWSPVYVEDNLGVMSVGFLLASPSDAVIWRGPKKNGLIKQFLRDVDWGDVDYLVVDTPPGTSDEHLSVVQYLSNTHVDGAIIITTPQEVSLLDVRKEINFCKKVKMPVIGVVENMSGFVCPKCKKESQIFPPTTGGAEKMASDMEVPFLGKLPLDPRIGRCCDEGKSFLTEVPDSPAADAYKKIIQRILDYCADKHDDE; encoded by the exons ATGGCGGACGTGCCGGAAAATGCTCCTGAAC ACTGTCCAGGAACGGGAAGTGAACAGGCAGGAAAGAGTACTGCATGCCAAGGCTGTCCAAACCAAAATATCTGTGCCTCCAGCAAGCCAATTGGACCTGATCCAG CTGTGCAAGAAGTAAAGGAAAGAATGTCTTCAGTTAAACATAAGATCCTGGTATTGTCTGGTAAGGGAGGTGTCGGTAAAAGTACATTTACAGCTCATCTAGCACATGGCCTTGCTGCTGATGAGAGTAAGCAG ATAGCAGTTTTAGATGTTGACATTTGTGGTCCATCTATTCCCAAAGTTATGGGACTTGAAGGGGAGCAG GTACATCAAAGTGGTTCAGGGTGGTCACCTGTG TATGTTGAGGACAATCTTGGTGTGATGTCTGTGGGTTTCTTGTTAGCCAGTCCTAGTGATGCTGTCATTTGGAGAGGACCAAAGAAAAATG GTTTAATCAAGCAGTTTTTACGTGATGTTGACTGGGGTGATGTAGACTATCTTGTTGTGGACACACCACCTGGAACATCTGATGAGCACCTGTCAGTTGTTCAGTACTTGAGTAATACTCATGTAGATGGAGCCATTATCATTACCACACCACAG gAAGTGTCACTACTTGATGTGCGTAAAGAAATCAACTTTTGCAAGAAAGTAAAGATGCCAGTTATCGGAGTTGTGGAAAATATGAGTGGTTTCGTTTGCCCCAAGTGCAAG AAAGAATCACAGATCTTTCCACCGACAACAGGGGGAGCAGAGAAAATGGCATCAGATATGGAAGTTCCTTTTCTGGGCAAATTACCTCTTGATCCTCGGATAGGCCGCTGCTGTGACGAAGGAAAGTCATTTCTAACCGAAGTTCCAGATTCGCCGGCTGCCGATGCGtacaaaaaaatcattcaaa GAATTTTAGACTACTGTGCCGACAAACATGATGATGAATAA
- the LOC140941386 gene encoding Golgi apparatus membrane protein TVP23 homolog B-like, with product MADTDHLDGTEDVALNFGDEDELFSRKKKFRNPLVTAFHLLFRVAAILAYLLCGLLSDSFITNFVVIVLLLSFDFWTVKNVTGRLLVGLRWWNYIDEDGNSHWVFESKKNDKSVTTAESRVFWLGLVICPLIWMLFLVAALFSLKFKWLLVVAVGLTLNIANLIGYIRCKKDAGKKITTFAGNFLGRQLLNQAMGSTGTQQ from the exons atggcggatacG GATCATTTGGATGGAACGGAGGACGTAGCATTAAATTTTGGAGACGAAGATGAACTTTtcagcagaaaaaagaaattcag GAATCCTCTGGTGACAGCTTTTCATCTCCTTTTCCGTGTTGCAGCCATTCTTGCTTATCTTCTGTGCGGGCTGCTCAGTGATAGTTTTATCACAAACTTTGTGGTCATTGTTCTGCTGTTGTCTTTTGATTTTTGGACTGTCAAAAATGTAACTGGCCGTTTATTAGTAGGTCTTAGGTGGTGGAACTACATTGATGAAGATGGGAACAGTCACTGGGTGTTTGAGTCTAAAAAg AATGATAAAAGTGTGACAACTGCTGAATCTCGTGTTTTCTGGCTGGGTCTGGTCATTTGTCCTCTCATTTGGATGCTCTTTTTAGTGGCTGCATtgttttcactgaaatttaagTGGTTG TTAGTGGTTGCTGTTGGTCTCACCCTTAATATTGCAAACCTCATTGGTTACATCCGCTGCAAGAAAGATGCAGGGAAAAAGATTACCACTTTTGCTGGTAATTTCCTCGGAAGACAACTCCTCAATCAG GCCATGGGCTCAACAGGCACCCAGCAGTAA
- the LOC140940601 gene encoding pyrroline-5-carboxylate reductase 3-like, whose amino-acid sequence MSLISPLGFIGAGKVAQYIAKALLSAGTVKANQVIASSRTQDDLNQFRNMACAVTDDNQLVLKECNYVFLATPTSALSNVFKDISPVVTSNHLLMSIAAGVTLNYMQNSLPGHTKVVRMMLNSAVQICEGVTTVSYGKFTCDEDRKVVHQLMSKVGYCHTVDERLMDLITALTGGGPAYVYLVLDALADGAVRGGLTREEAVRLVAHTASGAAQLALKSQKHLGELKDSVCAAGGSTIEGINALEERGVRAALMRAVDAATVRAKELRTDVQ is encoded by the coding sequence ATGAGTTTGATCTCACCGTTAGGTTTTATCGGCGCGGGAAAAGTAGCACAGTACATCGCCAAAGCACTTTTGTCTGCAGGAACAGTCAAAGCAAACCAAGTTATTGCCAGTTCTCGTACACAGGATGACTTGAATCAATTTCGCAACATGGCCTGTGCTGTGACTGATGATAACCAGTTAGTTTTAAAGGAATGCAACTATGTATTCCTTGCTACTCCAACAAGTGCACTCTCAAACGTTTTCAAGGACATTTCTCCTGTAGTGACTTCAAATCATCTACTTATGTCCATCGCCGCTGGAGTCACGCTCAATTACATGCAGAATTCCTTGCCTGGTCATACCAAAGTAGTCCGCATGATGTTGAATTCCGCGGTGCAAATTTGTGAGGGAGTTACAACTGTTTCCTACGGAAAGTTTACGTGCGACGAAGACCGAAAAGTCGTCCATCAACTAATGTCCAAAGTTGGATACTGCCACACAGTAGATGAGCGCTTAATGGATTTAATAACAGCACTGACCGGCGGCGGTCCCGCGTACGTGTACCTCGTCCTGGACGCCCTCGCGGACGGCGCAGTGCGTGGCGGATTAACACGCGAGGAAGCAGTGCGATTAGTAGCACATACGGCCTCTGGAGCTGCTCAGTTGGCtttgaaaagtcaaaaacacCTCGGAGAGCTTAAAGACAGTGTGTGTGCTGCTGGCGGTTCTACTATTGAAGGTATTAACGCTCTGGAAGAACGTGGAGTAAGAGCAGCTTTGATGAGAGCGGTAGATGCCGCCACTGTGCGAGCCAAAGAACTTCGTACTGACGTTCAATGA